In the Drosophila subpulchrella strain 33 F10 #4 breed RU33 unplaced genomic scaffold, RU_Dsub_v1.1 Primary Assembly Seq379, whole genome shotgun sequence genome, one interval contains:
- the LOC119561853 gene encoding uncharacterized protein LOC119561853, whose product MTARAEGFSPEASSDPDLHTGKRRSPVSYAMAVRDSAARQMAILLSAAMRPLEVPERRMTRYAGTDSPGNVDVVVDWERLLLLVADTGRTDTVCWAAKSDSQLHLP is encoded by the exons ATGACAGCCCGGGCGGAAGGCTTCTCGCCGGAGGCCAGCAGTGATCCGGATCTCCACACGGGAAAACGGCGCTCTCCGGTGAGTTATGCAATGGCAGTCCGAGATTCGGCTGCCAGACAAATGGCGATCCTTCTCAGCGCCGCAATGCGACCGCTGGAAGTTCCCGAGAGGAGGATGACGCGGTACGCCGGAACGGACTCACCGGGAAATGTGGACGTCGTCGTCGACTGGGAAAGGCTCCTCTTGCTGGTCGCTGATACGGGTCGAACGGACACCGTTTGCTGGGCAGCCAAGTCGGACTCGCAG CTGCATCTGCCTTGA